The sequence TCAAATTCTCAAGGAAAGTGGAGTCGAAGGACGGAGATGAGGTCACCATTGAAATCAAGTACGAGAAGCTTTTTAAGCACTGCTCTACATGTGGTATGCTTACCCATGAGAAGGATCATTGTCCTTCTTTGGATGTGCGATCGCGGCTTCAGTCTCAACCAGAGCGACCTGGTATTTTTACGAGGATGCAGGTTCCACAGGATAAGGCACAGCATCATAACTTTCACACTGAGCAGAGGCCAAATGTATACGACCGTCAGCCTTATGGGCAACGTATGGAACCTGCCAGACACGCAGCTCAGTCGAGGTATGGCGAGGATGACAGGAAGTATGCACAAAGGACGCATCAGCCTGGTAATCTCCGTGCTACGCATTCTGATAGGATCATGAGACGCCATAATGATCCTAATCGGAGCAATAGATATGGAGCTTCTAAGGGTCCGTATGACCGTAATCTGAAGCAGACTTGGCGCGAGAAAGCTGTGCCTATTAAGCGTCCAGTCTCAGCGCCAATGGCGCCAGCGTCAACACCAACAAGCTCTCGACAGATTGTTCCTTATGAACAACCTACTGGTACAAGTAAAAATGGTTCCCACGGTGTGATTGAGTATCAAAGCGGCAGGCCAGGAGAGTGTATCAGTGCTAGAGGTGCTAAGAGATTGGCCAGTGCTATTGTAACGCCATCACGTATTGACCATGACATGGAGGAGAATGTCACAAAGCGGGCAAAGGAGCTTACTCGCTCTCTTTCTTTCACGAGCCTTAGTGACCACGAGCCGGTAACCGTTCCTGCAGACAATCAGATTATTGGTGCTTTGAATGACATGGATATTGAGGACAATCAGGAGGATGGAATGATGGAATGTGAAGGGATAGATGAGGATTTACTTGGATTTGACCTCAAAGAGATGGAAGAGAGAGAAGGGCAGCAGGCTGTGAGCAGTGTTGTGAGGGGGCCTGCAACTTCAGAACCTGATAATAAAGGGTCGAAGCACAGCAGacaaagtaataaaatgaaTGTCCCTTTGGGCCTTCAGAGCAAAAAATTTGAGATCCTTCGTCGAGGATCTCCTCGGAAGTCCTCTTCTTCGTCTCACGGAGCTCATATGGCTAGAGATTCGAGCAGGTCAAGGAAACATGACCATAGTTCAAAGAGGCAGAGAAGTGGTGTTTCCAATGGAGTGTCCAAAAGTGATGGATTGATGGGTTCCAAAAACTCATCACATGAGTATAAATGAGGAcactcagttggaactgtcgagggattggaaacgacctcacagttcgacgccttacggagatgtgtgagaagcatcgcccaggacttgtgtttctttctgAGACGAAGAATAGGAGGCCGCTGCTGCAAAACATTCAGGCCGATTTAGGATTTGATCATTTATTTACCGTTGAGCCACTTGGCCTTAGCGgaggtttagctttattttttatggatgattttcgagttaatgttttattttcgaataacagaatgattgacattgaggcaatcattgatggaataaaagttTTCATGACGTTTGTTTATGGTGACCCTGTTTTGGAACGACGAGATGAggtttgggaacgtcttacgcgtttctcaacaactAAAAATGGACCTTGGTTCATGATAGGAGACTTTAATGAGATAACATGTCATAACGAGAAGACAGGAGGAAGACAACGCCCTGATAGCTCTTTTCTTCCTTTTAAGCAGATGCTTAATGATTGTGGCATGTTAGAATTTCCTTTTACGGGTGATATGCTTTCTTGGGTGGGGAAGAGAGCAGGAGGATCAACAGTTCGATGTCGCTTAGACAGAGCAGTGGGAAATGCGGACTGGCATGAGAAGTTTCCCCACTCGACTGTTAAGTATATGAGGCTATGGGGATCGGATCATCGTCCGATTCTTGCAGACATACTCATAAAGCCAACGAGAAGATCCaggaagtttaaatttgataaaagatGGTTGGATAATGAGGATCTACGGCAAGTTATCCTTGATGGATGGAAATCTCCTGATCTTCCTCCAAACGCGAATATTATGGAACATATTGCCAGCTGCAGGAGAGCCTTGAGTGAGTGGCGGAAGCAAAATAATGTCAATTCGGCAAAATTAGTGGAGGAACTTAAAGAAAAGGTGGAAGGCTTGTATGCAGATGATAATGCCACAACTGAAGAAATTGCTGCAGCTCTGAAGGAACTCTCACATGCTCTTAAAGCGGAAGAGATGTTCTGGAAGCAAAAGAGTCGGGTGTTTTGGCTGAGAGAGGGAGatagaaatacaaaatttttcCATGCCTTGACGAAGCAAAGAAGAGCAAGAAATAAGATCACGCAGCTCTTAGATGAGAATGGGAATATTATTGAGGATGAGGAAGGACTtgtagccattgctactagttaCTTCAGGCAGATTTTTGAATCATCGATCCCGGAGGAGATCGCGGAGGCGCTGGCTCAGGTGCCAACAACGATAACTGGTGCTATGAATGACGACCTTACAGCTCCGGTCTCTGAATGGGAGGTCAAATTGGCACTTTTTGCTATGCACCCAGAGAAAGCTCCAGGaccagatgggatgactgcACTTTTCTACCAGAAATTTTGGGATATAGTAAAGGAGGATTTAACtcttatggttaataaattTCTTTTCGAGGGGACGATGGCGAACGGACTGAATGACACAAATATATGTCTCATCCCGAAGATATCAAAACCTAATGCAATGACTCAATTCAGACCCATTAGCCTGTGCAATGTCAGctacaagataatctctaaagTCTTATGCCAGAGGTTGAAAAAAGTGCTACCAGGTTTGATATCGGAGacccagtcagcctttgttgctgggAGACAGATTTCAGATAATGTTATGATCGCTCAGGAGTTGTTCCACGCATTGCGAACGAAACCAAGTGGACGAAATAAAAGGATGGCCATCAAGACagacatgagcaaagcatatgataggatggagTGGTCGTTTATTGAAGCTGTCCTGCGTAAAATGGGATTCTCAGAAACTTGGACTAGCTGGGTCATGCGATGCATTACATCGGTGAAATACAAGGTTCTCATGAATGGAGAGCCAAGAGGGAATATTATTCCAGGTAGAGGACTaagacaaggagatcctttgtctcctttcatttttattctatgcacggaagcgctcgctagccttcttaatcatgcagagatACAAGGGAAGATAACAGGGATGCGTGTTACACGCACGTGTCCGtcggtatcccaccttctctttgctgatgatagccttttcttctgtaaggcggagccccgtgaatgtgaagaagtaatgaaagtagtcaggaaatatgGTCAAGCATCTGGTCAATGCATCAACTTCGACAAATCctccttactctttggtaagcggATTAATGCAAATACGAGACAAGAGATTAAAGACGCACTTGGGATACAGAAtgaaggaggaatgggaacATACTTAGGCATCCCCGAAGACATAAGCGGGTCTAAATGCAAACTTTTTGCATTTCTGAAAGATAAGCTGATGcatagagtgaatggatggacaGGTAGATGGCTCTCAAAAGGTGGAAAGGAAGTACTGATTAAATCCATTCTGCTCGCTCTTCCGACATACGTCATGTCAACTTTCCTGCTCCCattggagatatgtgaaaatTTGGCAAGTGCCATTGCTCAGTTCTGGTGGAGCTCGAATCCCCCAAAAAGGGGAATACATTGGGCGAAATGGGAGAAGGTCTGTCGATCCAGAGAGGAGGGTGGAATTGGCTTCCGACTGATTCATGAGTTTAATCTGGCGCTTCTGGCGAAACAACTATGGAGATTAGTACAGTTTCCTGATTCCCTGGTCGCCAGAGTTTTACGGGGAAGGTACTATAGATTGAGCTCACCACTGAGAGTAGGCCCGGTTAGCAGCCCATCCTATGTGTGGACTAGCATTTCTGCTGCAAGAAAATTGCTGTTACTTGGGATTAGACAGAAGATTCACTCAGGCTATGAGGTTAAGGTATGGGAGGATCCATGGATTCCATCGAATCCCGCTAGGCCAGCTGCCCCCATAGCTCCTGTGATGAATCCTAACATGAGAGTAAGCGATCTTATTGATCAGGGATTGAAGGATTGGGATGTGGGACTATTGGAGAGCTATGTTCATCCTGAGGATATACCACTCAtaaggagtttggccataagctcaaCTCACCGTCGTGATTCTTTCTGCTGGAACTTTACAAGGAGTGGccaatacacggttaaatctggatattgggtggcGCAGAATTTATTAAAGTTAACAGAGGAGAAGGAAGTTTTGGAGCCAAGTATTACAAAGCTCCAGGCCTTTGCGTGGAAATTAAAGGCCCCTACGAAGATGTGCCATCTTATGTGGCAGTTGTTAActggtcatgtggcagtaacgaggaatTTAGTTAGACGCAATATGAGGTGTGATAAttactgcccaagatgtggagaagcAGAGGAGACTGTCACACATGCAATCTTTGAATGCCCACCAGCCCGTCAAGTATGGTCTTTATCTTCAACTCCGACGTGCCCAAATATTTTTCCGGTATCGAGCGTCTACACAAACATGgattatctattctggaggaaAAATAGTATCATGGAGCCAGAGCAAGacagggatccttatccctggataatatggtacatttggaaagctAGGAATGAAAAACTCTTCAGGGGAATAGATAGAGATCCTCTGGAACTAGTTAGACATGCTGAAAGTGAATGCCACGCATGGTTTGAGGCTAATGAAGTGGTACAAGCAGTATCACAAGACACTATAAATGAGGAACCCCAAGCCGTATGCTTgggaaatatttgtttattagaTGGTTCTTGGACACTTTCAGCTAactttagtggatgtggatggacATTGATGGATAGCTCTGGGAATAGTCAGCTTATGGGGACAAAAAACTTCCCTCGACGTGAATCAGCCTTGCATTCAGAGGTAGAAGCACTGCGGTGGGCGATGGAGAGTATGCTGCAGCACTCGACCTGCCAGAGCTTTGGGACAGACTGTAAGGAACTGATTTCTATGGTTAAGGATCCTCAGGcgtggccaagctttgcgacggAATTGGAGAGAATAGAGACGTTACAGATATGTTTCCCGGACTTCAACATCACTTACGTTCCACGGGCGCAAAATCAGACAGCAGATTTTCTAGCCAAGACTGCTAGATCTTTTCGTAGAGAGTTAcattttgttggttgttctattccggtttggttacccagaccacctcaagtttgagtaatagaatagccttttgacgtcaaaaaaaaaaaaaaaaacattccgttttttaattaaattattataatataataccGTGTAATTTGTTGAACTTTTGTAACAACATTAGCGACTCGATgtttattcaaatatatttaactGATGGTTGGAAAATTGCCAATCCGCACTACGTAAGTTTCAAAGGAACGTAACTAATTCTAAGACATAAACGAAATATTTTACTTAAACAAAAACTGgactttttttactaaaaagaattgggttttaattttcaatttttttttcaagtctAGAAATAGTTTTTGAAAATACGAATTGTTAACTCACCATAGGGTTTATTTCGCCTAATTTCGATTAGAGCACAACAGCAGCAACACAAGTTTTTAAACTACTAACCTAGAACATATAATGATACCAAAACTAAATTTTGATTACCAGTTTGCTGTCTTTTTTGCACAAAGTAATTAGCTGTCTTCTAATAACTATAgacaaataaatttcaaaatactcACTCCGTTTATgaataagtgtcactttgacatttttcacacataCTAAGAAAGTAGCAGAATTATATGTAAttgttattaattacatttttttgaccaataatatttgagataaataaaattatttataaaaccaatgcagctttcaattattttaaactgaaaGTAAGTATAGTTTGtattaaaattgtaaagtgatatttttgtgtaacaagaaaaaaaactagaatgATACTTATTATGAAACATAAGGAAGTAAGAAACAAAAACCACCCCATCAATGTTCAATTATGAGGGGAATCTTTTTACGTTTTGAAAAAGAGGAATCTTTGCAGTGAAATCCACATGTGTTAATATCTCTTAATACTCGTTGGTACTTTCCAAAGTAACTAAGATTCTTTGATATTCTGTTTTCAACTTTTCACCCCGACGAGATTCTCATTTTACagtaaaaatgaaacaaaacactaaaatagGAAAATATTGACGTTTCTACCTTTTTATATTTAACCTCAGTAATACCACTATAAATGCTTCCCAAAGATTTTCCCCGACACTCAACTCACACAGAATCAACTCGATATTCTCCCACCCAAAGATTCTCTTAATGGCGCTTCGCAGAGCTATCACCAAGCGTCTCATCGACGGTTACAAATGCGTTCGACCATCGAACACGAAGATCCTCCGTCATTACATGACCTCATCGAATCTTACGGATCCTATCATGGCGATCCGCATCGAGTCCGTTAGTCCTCCTAGAAGGGAGGAAGCAACGTCTGTGACGGGTTTATCAGTGAGTGAGACCAAGAAGTTGTTGAGAATGTATCAAATGGAGAAGGTGAAAGCTAGACTCAGAGAGATTCCAAAGAACTCTGTTTCGTATTGGGAGTTTGTTCAAATCTGTTGTGAGACCTGTGGGAACAACGACGAGCAAGGTTCTCAAATGGCTCAGTCTTTGGATCAAGCTGGAAGCGTCGTCGTTTTAGGAGACATCGTTTTCCTTCATCCTTATCAGGTGGATAATCTAACTACTAACTAGTGTCCTCTAAAAACTctcttttattttgattattacTTCTGGTTCGTAATCTGTTAGGATATAACATTTGCTtttgaaaataatcaaaaagcATACATAGATCCAATAACAGAACATGTCTAAAGAGAAAGACCATATTGTGTATTCTTGATAATGTTTTTTGTCTAAtgtaaaatcattaaaaaatgtt is a genomic window of Brassica napus cultivar Da-Ae chromosome A2, Da-Ae, whole genome shotgun sequence containing:
- the LOC106394319 gene encoding uncharacterized protein LOC106394319, with product MTFVYGDPVLERRDEVWERLTRFSTTKNGPWFMIGDFNEITCHNEKTGGRQRPDSSFLPFKQMLNDCGMLEFPFTGDMLSWVGKRAGGSTVRCRLDRAVGNADWHEKFPHSTVKYMRLWGSDHRPILADILIKPTRRSRKFKFDKRWLDNEDLRQVILDGWKSPDLPPNANIMEHIASCRRALSEWRKQNNVNSAKLVEELKEKVEGLYADDNATTEEIAAALKELSHALKAEEMFWKQKSRVFWLREGDRNTKFFHALTKQRRARNKITQLLDENGNIIEDEEGLVAIATSYFRQIFESSIPEEIAEALAQVPTTITGAMNDDLTAPVSEWEVKLALFAMHPEKAPGPDGMTALFYQKFWDIVKEDLTLMVNKFLFEGTMANGLNDTNICLIPKISKPNAMTQFRPISLCNVSYKIISKVLCQRLKKVLPGLISETQSAFVAGRQISDNVMIAQELFHALRTKPSGRNKRMAIKTDMSKAYDRMEWSFIEAVLRKMGFSETWTSWVMRCITSVKYKVLMNGEPRGNIIPASGQCINFDKSSLLFGKRINANTRQEIKDALGIQNEGGMGTYLGIPEDISGSKCKLFAFLKDKLMHRVNGWTGRWLSKGGKEVLIKSILLALPTYVMSTFLLPLEICENLASAIAQFWWSSNPPKRGIHWAKWEKVCRSREEGGIGFRLIHEFNLALLAKQLWRLVQFPDSLVARVLRGRYYRLSSPLRVGPVSSPSYVWTSISAARKLLLLGIRQKIHSGYEVKVWEDPWIPSNPARPAAPIAPVMNPNMRVSDLIDQGLKDWDVGLLESYVHPEDIPLIRSLAISSTHRRDSFCWNFTRSGQYTVKSGYWVAQNLLKLTEEKEVLEPSITKLQAFAWKLKAPTKMCHLMWQLLTGHVAVTRNLVRRNMRCDNYCPRCGEAEETVTHAIFECPPARQVWSLSSTPTCPNIFPVSSVYTNMDYLFWRKNSIMEPEQDRDPYPWIIWYIWKARNEKLFRGIDRDPLELVRHAESECHAWFEANEVVQAVSQDTINEEPQAVCLGNICLLDGSWTLSANFSGCGWTLMDSSGNSQLMGTKNFPRRESALHSEVEALRWAMESMLQHSTCQSFGTDCKELISMVKDPQAWPSFATELERIETLQICFPDFNITYVPRAQNQTADFLAKTARSFRRELHFVGCSIPK